A genomic region of Mugil cephalus isolate CIBA_MC_2020 chromosome 5, CIBA_Mcephalus_1.1, whole genome shotgun sequence contains the following coding sequences:
- the clp1 gene encoding polyribonucleotide 5'-hydroxyl-kinase Clp1: MATEVVEKTSEDAPATGKVSTRFDLEKETELRFEVEAGEAAEQVELELLTGMAEVFGSELNRNKKYTFGPGSKIAVFTWQGCSVNLYGKPEVAYVSKDTPMLLYLNTHAALEQMRKQAERDNERGPRVMVVGPTDVGKSTVCRLLLSYAVRVGRRPTLVELDVGQSGVSVPGTVSALCIERPADVEEGFSVQAPLVYHFGSTTPGTNIKLYNKLTSCLAEVFSQRCEVNRKASVGGCIINTCGWVKGSGYQALVHCASTFQVDVVLVLDHERLYNELKRDLPHFVRVVLLPKSGGVVERSKECRRDTRDEKIREYFYGFRGVSYYPFSFEVRFSDVRIYKIGAPSIPDSCLPLGMSQDDTQLKLVPVTPGRDLTYHVLSVSSVEDGDEGARKGIVESPVCGFIVVTYVDTQTQVMKVLSPAPRPLPRHTLLIMDIRFMDMK, translated from the exons atGGCAACAGAGGTTGTGGAAAAGACAAGTGAAGATGCTCCAGCAACTGGAAAGGTCAGCACCAGGTTCGACCTGGAAAAGGAGACTGAGCTTCGGTTTGAGGTGGAGGCAGGGGAGGCAGCAGAGCAGGTTGAGTTGGAGCTTCTCACGGGAATGGCAGAGGTGTTTGGATCGGAGCTGAACCGCAACAAGAAGTACACATTTGGACCGGGCTCCAAGATTGCAGTCTTCACCTGGCAGGGTTGCAGTGTGAATCTTTACGGGAAGCCAGAG GTGGCTTACGTGTCAAAGGATACTCCCATGCTGCTCTACCTGAACACACACGCTGCCCTGGAACAGATGAGAAAACAGGCAGAACGGGACAACGAGAGGGGGCCGAGG GTGATGGTAGTAGGACCGACAGATGTGGGAAAGTCAACAGTGTGCCGGCTGCTCCTTAGCTATGCTGTGAGGGTTGGCAGGAGGCCCACACTGGTGGAACTGGATGTCGGACAGAGTGGG GTGTCTGTACCCGGGACAGTGTCAGCACTGTGCATTGAGCGTCCAGCAGATGTGGAGGAGGGTTTCTCAGTCCAGGCTCCTTTGGTCTACCACTTTGGCTCCACAACTCCAGGGACCAACATCAAACTTTACAACAAG CTGACGTCATGCCTGGCCGAAGTGTTTTCCCAGCGTTGTGAAGTCAACAGGAAGGCCAGTGTGGGAGGCTGTATCATCAACACTTGTGGCTGGGTGAAGGGCTCTGGATACCAGGCTCTGGTCCACTGTGCCTCTACCTTTCAGGTGGATGTCGTGCTAGTGTTGGACCATGAAAGGCTATACAATGAACTCAAACGAGACCTCCCTCACTTTGTGCGGGTTGTGCTCCTACCCAAGTCCGGGGGAGTGGTGGAGCGTTCCAAGGAGTGTCGGCGGGACACACGGGATGAGAAGATCCGCGAGTATTTCTATGGTTTCCGCGGAGTCTCCTACTaccctttttcttttgaagtcCGCTTCTCAGACGTCCGCATCTACAAGATCGGGGCTCCATCTATCCCGGACTCGTGCTTGCCACTGGGAATGTCTCAGGACGACACACAGCTAAAACTGGTGCCCGTGACACCTGGGAGGGACCTCACGTATCATGTACTGAGCGTGAGCAGTGTCGAAGATGGCGACGAGGGAGCTAGAAAAGGCATAGTGGAGAGCCCCGTGTGTGGCTTTATCGTGGTAACGTACGTGGACACTCAGACACAGGTTATGAAAGTGCTGTCGCCAGCACCCAGACCATTGCCCAGACATACTCTGCTTATCATGGACATTCGCTTCATGGATATGAAATGA
- the LOC125008430 gene encoding selenoprotein H-like, with product MAPKAGRRGTKRKAAEEEQPSVEEKKDRAGEEETGQEGPRVVIEHCKSCRVYRCHAEGVKSALLAARPGLTVVLNPEKPRKKSFEVTLLDGGKETSLWTGIKKGPPARLKFPEPKVVVEVLQETMEVKTQ from the exons ATGGCGCCCAAAGCAG GTCGTCGGGGGACGAAGCGcaaagctgcagaggaggagcaaCCATCCgtagaggagaagaaggaccgagcaggagaggaggagaccgGCCAGGAAGGTCCAAGGGTGGTTATTGAACACTG TAAAAGCTGCCGAGTGTATAGGTGTCATGCCGAGGGGGTGAAGTCAGCCCTCCTGGCAGCCCGCCCTGGACTGACCGTGGTCCTTAACCCTGAGAAACCACGCAAGAAAAGCTTTGAGGTTACTCTGCTGGATGGAGGCAAAG AAACATCCCTGTGGACTGGAATAAAGAAGGGTCCACCTGCTCGGCTGAAGTTTCCTGAACCAAAGGTTGTAGTTGAGGTTCTTCAAGAGACTATGGAGGTGAAGACCCAGTGA
- the LOC125008429 gene encoding selenoprotein H-like, protein MASKAGRRGTKRKAAEVEQPSTEEKKDRAGEEETGQEGPRVVIEHCKSURVYGRNAEEVKSALLAARPGLTVVLNPEKPRRNSFEVTLLDGGKETSLWTGIKKGPPRKLKFPQPDVVVAALQEAVEVETK, encoded by the exons ATGGCGTCCAAAGCAG GTCGTCGAGGGACGAAGCGCAAAGCTGCGGAGGTGGAGCAACCATccacagaagagaagaaggaccgagcaggagaggaggagaccgGCCAGGAAGGTCCAAGGGTGGTTATTGAACACTG TAAAAGCTGACGAGTGTATGGGCGTAATGCTGAGGAGGTGAAGTCAGCCCTCCTGGCAGCCCGCCCTGGACTGACTGTGGTCCTCAACCCTGAGAAACCACGCAGGAACAGCTTTGAGGTTACTCTGCTGGATGGAGGCAAAG AAACATCCCTGTGGACTGGAATAAAGAAGGGTCCACCTCGTAAACTGAAGTTTCCTCAACCAGATGTTGTAGTTGCTGCCCTGCAAGAGGCTGTGGAGGTGGAGACCAAGTGA
- the rtn4rl2b gene encoding reticulon-4 receptor-like 2b: MQTRCTMRGSGARNFKGGLSLWLILWLVVVKPGGVTACPRLCVCYPTPMTVSCQSQNLTIVPAGVPYDSQRVFLQNNRITELRADSFGFETQVLWLYGNNITWIEAGAFSNLRILEELDLGDNPSLRHLEGGAFRGLEKLQSLHMHRCKLAALPHDLFHKLYSLQFLYLQENQLHFLQDDLFSDLVNLTHLFLHGNRIRALSENVFRGLVNLDRLLLHDNRIKQVNRRAFRDLGRLTILYLFNNSLSELPGQAMKDTQGIQFLRLNGNPWSCGCEALPLWEWFRKARISSSELVCTSPSQRRGQDLRFLREMDFALCPLPDPGSLAGTTTTTFSTKTRWWFSKHKPASSSKASYQKSSETVKAFPFTAVKPQYLPKAPAETKYELSADEAALPKLEPEEYWANYGNEDSSILCFEPECPPNYDNSAFPSSSLTITPSRLLPLFLSIVTFCLHFLFS; this comes from the exons ATGCAGACTCGTTGTACCATGAGGGGCTCCGGAGCCCGCAACTTTAAGG gtGGATTATCTCTGTGGCTGATTCTttggctggtggtggtgaagcCAGGCGGGGTGACAGCGTGCcctagactgtgtgtgtgttaccctACGCCCATGACGGTCAGCTGCCAGTCTCAGAACCTGACCATAGTGCCGGCCGGTGTACCCTATGACTCACAACGTGTTTTCCTTCAGAACAACCGTATCACAGAGCTTCGCGCAGACTCTTTTGGCTTTGAAACACAG GTGCTGTGGCTGTATGGCAACAATATCACATGGATTGAGGCTGGAGCCTTCAGTAACCTCAGGATACTGGAGGAGCTGGATCTAGGTGATAATCCCTCGCTGCGGCACCTGGAAGGTGGGGCCTTCAGGGGCTTGGAGAAACTGCAGAGCCTGCACATGCATCGTTGCAAGCTGGCCGCTCTCCCCCATGACCTCTTCCACAAGCTGTACAGCCTGCAATTTCTCTACCTGCAG GAAAATCAACTCCACTTCCTGCAGGATGACCTGTTCTCAGATCTGGTCAACCTCACCCATCTGTTCCTGCATGGAAATCGGATCCGTGCCCTGTCTGAGAATGTGTTCAGAGGCCTGGTCAACCTGGACCGCCTCCTTCTCCATGACAACCGCATCAAGCAGGTCAACCGTCGGGCTTTCCGCGATCTGGGCCGCCTGACCATCCTTTACCTGTTCAACAACTCCCTGTCCGAGCTGCCAGGCCAGGCCATGAAAGACACCCAGGGCATCCAGTTCCTCCGTCTCAATGGTAACCCCTGGTCCTGCGGCTGTGAGGCCCTTCCCCTGTGGGAGTGGTTCCGCAAAGCCCGTATCTCCTCTTCAGAGCTCGTGTGCACGTCCCCATCCCAGCGTCGCGGCCAGGACCTCAGATTCCTCCGGGAAATGGACTTCGCTCTCTGCCCTCTTCCTGACCCCGGCTCCCTGGCTGGTACCACCACAACCACCTTCAGCACCAAGACCCGCTGGTGGTTCTCCAAGCACAAGCCCGCATCTTCATCCAAGGCCTCATACCAGAAGAGCTCAGAGACAGTGAAGGCCTTCCCCTTCACTGCCGTCAAGCCTCAGTACCTCCCCAAAGCCCCCGCTGAAACCAAGTATGAACTGTCTGCGGATGAGGCGGCGCTGCCTAAGCTGGAGCCAGAAGAATACTGGGCCAACTACGGCAATGAAGACTCCTCCATCCTCTGCTTTGAGCCCGAGTGTCCTCCAAACTATGACAACTCTGCCTTCCCCTCGTCCTCCTTAACCATCACCCCATCCcgtctcctccccctcttcctctccatagTCACATTCTGCCTCCACTTCCTTTTTAGCTGA